Proteins encoded within one genomic window of uncultured Desulfobacter sp.:
- a CDS encoding GspE/PulE family protein, protein MNLNTDRYFSAKAICRTLISAGLISADQAKDVLYRERDIKKKLAAQTGGEASGGRQSALNAISFIDVLVYLNLNRQDKPDKMIDEDLIFKTLADSWHLPYKKIDPLKLELNLVTGTISRSFALRHLLLPLQMKGGKLVVATPNPFNHEAIDDVQRVTNLKVLPIVSSKTDVSKLIKEFFGFHHSISAAENLFSRTGVDIGNLERFVKLGNMDEPPSTDQHIVNAVNHLFSYAFDQKASDVHIEPKRDICLVRMRIDGALHTVYKLPKKLHNAVISRIKNLSALDMAEKRRPQDGRIKMLKKDQEVELRVSTIPVAFGEKVVMRIMDPEILFQDLETLGFTPTDLKKYKNLITMPFGIVLVTGPTGSGKSTTLYSSLRMLSSPEVNITTIEDPIEMIHEEFNQIGVKPAIDVTFGSVLRNIMRQDPDIIMVGEIRDLETAQAAVQAALTGHLVLSTLHTNDAVSTVFRLLDLGIPPYLIHSALTGVVAQRLVRKICPHCAQTFEMDRRELSGLGLFVPGDGPLKLRHGKGCMKCRNTGYSGRAGIYEILAYTQELKQLTTQNANLDDMHRTARKQGLTPLRENGIKKMLEGQTTYQEVLKVTWEQA, encoded by the coding sequence ATGAACTTAAATACTGACAGGTATTTCAGCGCTAAAGCTATTTGCCGGACGCTCATTTCAGCGGGGTTGATCTCTGCAGACCAGGCCAAGGATGTACTTTACCGGGAACGTGACATAAAAAAGAAACTTGCCGCACAAACCGGCGGCGAAGCTTCCGGGGGCAGGCAAAGTGCGCTTAACGCCATCTCTTTTATTGATGTGTTAGTCTATTTGAATCTGAACCGGCAGGATAAACCCGACAAAATGATTGATGAAGATCTGATTTTTAAAACTTTAGCCGATTCCTGGCATCTTCCGTATAAAAAAATTGATCCTTTAAAACTTGAACTCAATCTTGTCACCGGCACGATTTCCCGCTCTTTTGCCTTAAGGCATCTGCTGCTGCCTTTGCAGATGAAAGGCGGCAAGCTGGTGGTGGCCACCCCGAATCCCTTTAACCATGAGGCCATTGACGATGTTCAGCGTGTGACCAATCTGAAGGTCCTTCCCATTGTCAGTTCAAAGACGGATGTGTCTAAGCTTATCAAGGAATTTTTCGGGTTTCACCATTCCATCAGCGCGGCTGAAAATCTATTTTCCCGAACCGGGGTGGATATCGGCAATCTTGAGCGGTTTGTCAAACTGGGTAACATGGATGAACCACCGTCCACGGATCAACACATCGTTAATGCCGTGAATCACCTGTTCTCCTATGCCTTTGATCAGAAGGCCAGTGATGTGCATATTGAACCCAAACGGGACATCTGCCTTGTGCGCATGCGCATCGACGGTGCTTTGCACACTGTGTATAAATTGCCGAAAAAACTTCACAATGCAGTTATCAGTCGTATTAAAAACCTGTCTGCCCTTGATATGGCAGAGAAACGGCGCCCCCAAGATGGTCGGATTAAAATGCTTAAAAAGGATCAGGAAGTGGAGCTTCGGGTTTCTACGATCCCTGTGGCATTTGGCGAAAAGGTGGTGATGCGGATCATGGATCCCGAGATTCTTTTTCAGGATTTGGAAACACTAGGATTTACACCGACCGATTTGAAAAAATATAAAAATTTGATTACCATGCCCTTTGGTATTGTACTGGTTACAGGTCCGACCGGGTCCGGCAAATCCACCACATTGTATTCTTCATTGCGTATGCTGTCATCTCCTGAAGTAAATATTACCACCATTGAAGATCCCATTGAAATGATCCATGAAGAGTTCAACCAGATTGGGGTCAAGCCGGCCATTGATGTGACGTTTGGCTCGGTTTTGCGCAATATCATGCGCCAGGATCCGGATATCATCATGGTAGGTGAAATCCGGGACCTTGAAACAGCCCAGGCTGCCGTGCAGGCAGCTTTGACAGGGCATTTAGTGTTGTCCACCCTGCATACCAATGATGCCGTGTCCACGGTTTTCAGACTTTTGGATTTAGGTATTCCTCCTTATCTGATTCATTCAGCCCTGACCGGGGTGGTTGCCCAGCGTCTGGTGCGCAAAATTTGTCCCCATTGCGCCCAGACATTTGAAATGGACCGTCGGGAATTGTCAGGCCTGGGCCTTTTTGTACCGGGTGATGGTCCCTTAAAGCTTAGGCATGGCAAGGGGTGTATGAAATGCAGAAATACTGGCTACAGCGGCCGGGCCGGGATTTATGAAATCCTGGCCTATACCCAGGAGCTAAAGCAGTTGACAACCCAGAATGCAAATCTTGATGACATGCATCGGACAGCCCGGAAACAAGGTCTGACGCCTTTACGGGAAAATGGAATTAAAAAAATGCTTGAAGGTCAGACAACCTATCAGGAAGTCCTGAAAGTAACCTGGGAGCAGGCCTAA
- a CDS encoding 4Fe-4S binding protein gives MAFNASVDEAKCVGCEECVDVCPAEVFEMQDGKSVAVNAEECMGCESCIEVCEEDAITVEED, from the coding sequence ATGGCTTTTAACGCGAGCGTTGATGAAGCAAAATGTGTAGGTTGCGAGGAATGCGTTGATGTATGTCCTGCAGAAGTATTTGAAATGCAAGACGGCAAATCCGTAGCTGTTAATGCAGAAGAATGCATGGGCTGCGAAAGCTGCATAGAAGTTTGTGAAGAAGACGCCATCACCGTAGAAGAAGACTAA
- a CDS encoding cysteine synthase — MYASIIDSIGNTPLVKIQTLNPVPGVTILAKLEYMNPGGSIKDRAALYMINQAEADGALTPEKTVIEATSGNTGIGLAMICAVKGYKLALAMSESASEERKKILKARGAQIILTPRHLGSDGAIEEAYRLAREYPDKYFLTDQYNNDANWKAHYHTTGPEIMAQTNGRVDAVVATVGTSGTLMGLSRYFKDQDHPARVICAEPYLGHGIQGLKNMKESYTPEIFDKTLLGEIVHIDDEPAFEAARQLAANEGLFVGMSSGAAMAVALEQAKRLQNGVIVVIFPDSGERYLSTELFSVKKNIHLTIHNSLGGKKEPLNPQGDKEVGIYTCGPTVHRRQDITHFRRHAFTDLLIRYLEYQDVKVKHIVNITDYDDKTIDGARQAKTTPQKFTHPFIDRFLDDLSRLGMRPAQGYPKVSEHFTEMTDLTRKLLVNNHAYEKLHSVYFDLASFGDYGRLSRVDVNKIRVGATVDLDEYEKNNPRDFTLLKRVTLSELKQGLGVKTEWGNVRPSLHLQCAALASTFLGTDFDIHTGSMELMFPHHENEIAIARAAGGSFAKVWMHCHPVQYDGSLETDDVDLLTLDRLVEMGWDEKTIRFWLLSAHYRKSLLLSRKSLDDAKTILSRINRCIESLGHMSGPSNEEEIQHITYDLRQGMMDAMANDLKVPVLVSDLLSGVKKINRMVVDGQVGQGGAQRLLKCFKDVDAVLNIFDFSKKVAYSSEVVALMAERDAARQQKDFQTADRIRKQLDEMGILVHDQKV; from the coding sequence ATGTATGCCAGCATTATTGATTCAATCGGCAACACCCCGCTTGTAAAAATTCAGACACTTAATCCTGTACCGGGCGTCACGATCCTGGCCAAGCTTGAATACATGAACCCGGGCGGGTCCATCAAGGACAGGGCTGCCCTTTATATGATCAACCAGGCAGAGGCCGACGGCGCATTGACCCCTGAAAAGACCGTCATTGAAGCCACTTCCGGAAATACGGGCATCGGTCTTGCCATGATCTGTGCGGTCAAGGGCTACAAACTGGCCCTGGCCATGTCCGAAAGCGCCAGTGAAGAGCGAAAAAAAATACTCAAAGCCCGGGGCGCCCAAATTATCCTGACGCCCAGACACCTGGGATCCGACGGAGCCATTGAAGAGGCTTACCGTCTGGCCAGGGAATATCCGGATAAATATTTTCTTACGGATCAGTATAATAATGACGCCAATTGGAAAGCCCATTATCACACCACGGGGCCTGAAATCATGGCCCAGACCAACGGTCGGGTCGATGCCGTGGTGGCGACGGTGGGTACCTCGGGGACATTGATGGGTCTGTCCCGGTATTTTAAGGATCAGGACCATCCTGCCCGGGTCATCTGTGCAGAACCTTACCTGGGACACGGTATCCAGGGGCTTAAAAATATGAAAGAGTCCTATACCCCGGAGATTTTTGATAAAACCCTGTTGGGTGAAATCGTCCACATTGATGATGAGCCGGCTTTTGAGGCTGCCCGTCAATTGGCTGCAAACGAGGGTCTGTTTGTGGGCATGAGTTCGGGGGCGGCCATGGCTGTAGCCCTTGAGCAGGCCAAGCGTCTTCAAAACGGGGTTATCGTTGTTATTTTTCCGGATTCAGGTGAGCGTTATCTGTCCACTGAGCTTTTCAGCGTAAAGAAGAATATTCACCTCACGATCCACAATTCCCTGGGTGGAAAAAAAGAGCCCTTAAATCCCCAGGGTGACAAGGAAGTGGGAATATACACCTGCGGCCCTACAGTTCATCGGCGTCAGGATATTACCCATTTCAGGCGTCATGCATTTACCGATCTGCTCATCCGTTACCTTGAATACCAGGATGTGAAGGTTAAACATATCGTTAATATTACCGATTATGACGATAAGACCATCGATGGAGCCAGGCAGGCAAAAACAACACCTCAAAAATTTACCCATCCGTTTATTGATAGGTTTCTGGATGATTTATCTCGGCTTGGCATGCGGCCGGCACAAGGCTATCCAAAAGTGTCCGAACATTTTACGGAAATGACGGATCTGACAAGGAAGCTGCTTGTTAACAACCATGCCTATGAAAAGTTGCATTCCGTATACTTCGATTTGGCAAGCTTTGGGGATTACGGCCGACTGTCCCGGGTGGATGTAAATAAGATCCGGGTGGGGGCCACGGTGGATTTGGATGAATATGAAAAAAATAATCCCAGGGACTTTACCCTACTAAAACGGGTAACGTTGTCAGAGCTAAAACAGGGTCTGGGGGTTAAAACGGAATGGGGAAATGTCCGGCCGTCCCTTCATCTGCAGTGTGCCGCCCTTGCGTCAACTTTCCTTGGTACCGACTTTGATATTCATACGGGCTCAATGGAGTTGATGTTTCCCCACCATGAGAACGAGATTGCCATTGCCAGGGCTGCCGGCGGTTCTTTTGCTAAGGTGTGGATGCATTGCCATCCGGTCCAGTATGACGGGTCCCTGGAAACGGATGATGTCGACTTACTGACCCTGGACCGGCTGGTTGAGATGGGTTGGGACGAGAAAACCATTCGCTTCTGGCTACTATCTGCTCATTATAGAAAATCCCTGTTGTTATCCAGAAAGAGCCTGGATGATGCCAAAACGATTCTGTCCCGAATCAACCGCTGCATTGAATCCCTTGGTCATATGTCGGGGCCGTCCAATGAAGAGGAAATTCAGCATATCACCTATGATCTGCGCCAGGGTATGATGGATGCCATGGCAAATGATCTCAAGGTCCCTGTGCTGGTATCCGATCTTTTATCCGGGGTGAAAAAGATCAACCGTATGGTTGTTGATGGCCAGGTCGGGCAGGGTGGTGCGCAGCGCCTGCTTAAATGTTTTAAAGATGTGGACGCCGTACTCAATATATTTGATTTCAGCAAGAAAGTTGCGTATTCATCGGAAGTGGTTGCACTCATGGCTGAACGAGATGCAGCCCGGCAACAAAAAGATTTTCAGACCGCAGACAGGATCCGTAAACAATTGGATGAAATGGGGATCCTGGTTCACGATCAAAAGGTGTAA
- the lptD gene encoding LPS assembly protein LptD yields MVSCKRVLCQICIVPAVVIFFAGQAFCFSASLPTKKVSWHIQARQVSYEDTRKLYIAENDVVITGGKTRLEADYVEFSDVTKDAFAKGNVLLISGNDTITCKSMNINLASETGTIHQGTIFIQDNNYYISGDKLQKTGEFTYDAEKGSITTCEGDTPDWKITGKDIEVTVDGYGHASHAVLWAKKMPTLYAPYFIFPAKTERQTGLLIPIAGYSDEMGFEYQQPLFLALSDSTDATLYPYYMSDRGIMLSGEYRYVLSPDSKGMIMMSHLNDRTEGDDAEENEDYNISSTPDRTNHDRYWFRMKHDQELWYGFNAKLDIDYVSDMDYLRTFGDGYAGFNSTDHAFEKMFGRDLDSATDYTRENSLLISKNWFSYGLNIEALWYDNIQARQLDIEDTTLQTLPSVEFFAARQKVAENFGLYYKMDSEFKSFYRQDTTDTKITGRRADIHPIFYYPIKFGKAFFIEPYAGVRGTLWDTDDFTDSNGDDSDTRTRGLYEMGLDLSTTLSRVFTLNTDFAEKIEHKVVPRLEYDYIPFVDQEDLPDFDSIDGISEKNIITWSLTNTFTSRKTITDGNGDESRIYKELFWFKLSQGYDIRYEQDDGDDAADDPWQDLTLKYELNPMQYLTSNGTIALDPNTGHFTKIQVGGTVSDNRGDSVNLSYRYSTKYSHTWNTTIRTNLVPDILQAYYSVETDLEDKKTVQTGAGISINQPCWGLNLAFKDESADKSFAFMVILKGIGEFGTQ; encoded by the coding sequence ATGGTTTCATGCAAAAGAGTGCTGTGCCAAATATGCATTGTCCCGGCCGTCGTTATATTTTTTGCAGGTCAGGCTTTTTGTTTCTCCGCCTCCCTGCCCACCAAAAAGGTGTCTTGGCATATCCAGGCCCGGCAGGTGAGCTACGAAGATACACGCAAGCTTTACATTGCGGAAAATGACGTGGTGATTACCGGGGGCAAAACGCGCCTGGAAGCCGATTATGTCGAATTTTCAGATGTAACCAAAGACGCCTTTGCCAAAGGCAATGTCTTGCTTATCTCAGGAAATGACACCATTACCTGCAAGTCCATGAATATCAACTTAGCCTCGGAAACAGGCACGATACATCAGGGTACCATATTCATCCAGGACAACAACTATTATATTTCAGGTGACAAACTTCAAAAAACCGGTGAATTCACCTATGATGCAGAAAAAGGATCTATCACCACCTGCGAAGGGGATACGCCGGATTGGAAAATCACAGGAAAAGACATTGAGGTAACCGTTGACGGATACGGCCACGCCAGTCATGCCGTCCTCTGGGCCAAAAAAATGCCGACCCTCTATGCGCCCTATTTTATATTTCCAGCCAAAACAGAACGTCAGACAGGACTTTTGATCCCCATAGCAGGGTATTCTGACGAGATGGGGTTTGAATACCAGCAACCGCTGTTTTTAGCACTTTCGGACAGTACCGATGCCACCTTGTATCCCTATTATATGTCGGACAGGGGTATAATGCTCTCAGGCGAATACAGGTATGTCTTGTCCCCGGACTCCAAAGGGATGATCATGATGAGCCATCTCAATGATAGAACCGAAGGAGACGACGCGGAGGAAAACGAAGATTACAATATTTCCTCGACGCCCGACCGTACCAACCATGACCGTTACTGGTTTCGAATGAAGCATGACCAGGAACTGTGGTATGGCTTTAACGCCAAACTGGATATTGATTATGTCTCCGATATGGATTATCTGCGGACGTTTGGAGACGGTTATGCAGGATTTAACAGCACCGATCATGCATTTGAAAAAATGTTTGGCCGGGATCTGGATTCAGCTACCGATTATACCCGGGAAAACAGCCTGCTGATATCAAAAAACTGGTTCTCATACGGACTGAACATAGAAGCACTGTGGTATGATAATATCCAGGCCCGACAGTTGGACATAGAGGACACCACCCTGCAAACCCTGCCCTCGGTTGAGTTTTTTGCAGCCCGCCAGAAAGTTGCAGAAAATTTCGGATTGTATTACAAAATGGATTCGGAATTTAAGTCTTTTTACCGCCAGGACACCACAGACACAAAGATTACCGGCAGAAGGGCAGACATTCATCCCATCTTTTATTATCCCATAAAATTCGGCAAGGCATTTTTTATAGAACCCTATGCCGGTGTCAGGGGGACCTTATGGGATACGGATGATTTTACAGACAGCAACGGTGATGATTCGGATACCCGTACCCGGGGGCTGTATGAAATGGGGCTTGACCTGTCAACCACTCTAAGCCGCGTGTTCACATTAAACACGGATTTTGCCGAAAAAATCGAGCACAAAGTTGTGCCCAGACTGGAATATGACTATATCCCCTTTGTGGACCAAGAGGATCTGCCCGACTTTGACAGCATAGACGGTATTTCAGAAAAAAACATTATTACCTGGTCTCTGACCAACACATTCACCTCCAGAAAAACAATAACAGACGGCAATGGGGACGAATCCAGGATATACAAGGAACTGTTCTGGTTCAAACTTTCCCAGGGCTATGACATTAGGTATGAACAGGATGATGGGGATGATGCAGCAGACGACCCTTGGCAGGATTTGACATTAAAATATGAATTAAATCCGATGCAATACCTGACATCAAACGGCACCATCGCCCTTGACCCCAATACTGGTCATTTCACCAAGATCCAGGTCGGGGGCACGGTGTCAGATAACAGAGGAGACAGCGTTAACCTGTCCTACCGGTATTCAACAAAATATTCACATACCTGGAATACAACTATCAGAACGAACCTGGTGCCGGATATATTGCAAGCCTATTATTCAGTTGAAACTGACCTTGAAGACAAAAAAACCGTTCAAACCGGTGCAGGTATATCTATCAACCAGCCGTGCTGGGGGTTAAATTTAGCGTTTAAAGATGAATCTGCAGATAAATCATTTGCCTTCATGGTAATCCTGAAGGGAATCGGAGAATTCGGCACACAATGA
- a CDS encoding UpxY family transcription antiterminator: MKDNALWFALLTRSNFEQTVYSRISKKKIEAFLPSTRKPSKRKDRKLMIETPLFPGYVFVKSTMAPVDQLPILKTVGAVRLLGNSAGPVPVPEQQIQSLKLLTSVAQDLITGSLIELKKGDPVMILEGPMAGLKGEFFEHKGKGRVIIKVDLLGRYAGVEVDFDMVEKVPDLLS, encoded by the coding sequence ATGAAAGACAATGCTCTTTGGTTTGCTCTGCTGACCCGAAGCAATTTCGAGCAGACAGTGTACTCTCGCATAAGCAAAAAAAAAATAGAAGCCTTTTTGCCGAGTACAAGAAAGCCCAGCAAAAGAAAAGACCGCAAGCTCATGATAGAAACCCCGTTGTTTCCAGGATATGTGTTTGTTAAATCCACCATGGCTCCGGTGGACCAGTTACCCATTTTAAAAACCGTAGGGGCTGTCAGGCTTTTAGGAAACTCTGCCGGCCCTGTACCCGTGCCCGAGCAACAGATTCAATCGCTCAAGCTTTTAACATCTGTAGCCCAGGATCTGATTACAGGCAGCCTGATTGAATTAAAAAAAGGGGATCCGGTAATGATCCTTGAGGGCCCCATGGCCGGCCTTAAAGGTGAATTTTTTGAGCATAAGGGCAAGGGGCGGGTCATCATCAAAGTCGACCTGTTAGGACGCTATGCCGGGGTGGAAGTGGATTTTGACATGGTTGAAAAAGTCCCGGACCTTTTATCTTAG
- a CDS encoding HU family DNA-binding protein, whose translation MNKLELISTLKDRANLTKSEAADVIRIFFDSLSDAFVKGERVEIRGLCSFHIKEYKSYVGRNPKTGQKVDIPPKRLPFFKCGKELKERVDY comes from the coding sequence ATGAATAAACTTGAATTGATCTCCACATTGAAAGACCGGGCTAATCTGACCAAATCAGAAGCAGCCGATGTAATAAGAATATTTTTTGACTCCCTGTCAGACGCCTTTGTCAAAGGCGAACGCGTTGAGATAAGAGGGCTTTGCAGCTTTCACATCAAAGAGTATAAAAGCTATGTGGGAAGAAACCCAAAAACCGGACAGAAAGTAGACATCCCCCCCAAGCGTCTGCCATTTTTCAAATGCGGTAAAGAACTTAAAGAGCGGGTTGATTATTAG
- the holB gene encoding DNA polymerase III subunit delta' has translation MPPAPFETNQGALPSSLPLSELTYIVQTERIPNALLFYGPRGTGKKQAALFFAQACNCRSDNDRPCNICVSCKKISAGMHPDIIFIGPAEKKKIITISQIREMGGIIASRANEAIFRMVCILHADQMNPQAQNALLKMLEEPPERTFFILTVEQTPPLLPTILSRCRRIDFLALSQHEIKNFLCTQYGLDPDTAHIISGTAGSDLEQALRLSGLHKGDTPDWEKLRPWLIKEVCRFLTVPTDQSAFKSLDLSRLLSGRPEYIHDAMAVIRTVFRDFCILKYMPDKIVNLDFLSAFKDISIMHSYARMLKWMTLFHETEKRLESNSGTRLTLDRFFLSLSLY, from the coding sequence ATGCCTCCTGCACCTTTCGAAACGAATCAGGGAGCCCTTCCCTCGTCCCTGCCATTATCTGAATTAACTTATATTGTTCAGACCGAACGGATCCCCAATGCCCTCCTTTTTTACGGGCCCCGGGGAACAGGCAAAAAGCAGGCTGCGCTTTTTTTTGCGCAGGCCTGCAACTGCCGCTCAGACAACGATCGGCCTTGCAATATCTGTGTTTCATGCAAAAAAATATCTGCGGGTATGCACCCGGACATAATTTTTATTGGTCCGGCAGAAAAGAAAAAAATAATCACCATTTCCCAAATTAGGGAGATGGGCGGTATCATCGCATCCCGCGCCAATGAAGCTATATTCAGGATGGTTTGTATCCTGCATGCAGACCAGATGAACCCCCAGGCCCAAAATGCCCTTCTCAAAATGCTTGAAGAGCCTCCGGAGCGTACATTTTTCATTCTCACTGTAGAGCAGACGCCTCCCCTTTTACCGACCATTTTATCCAGATGCCGGCGCATTGATTTCCTGGCACTTTCACAGCATGAAATTAAAAATTTTTTATGCACGCAATACGGATTAGATCCTGACACCGCACACATTATCAGTGGAACGGCCGGAAGCGACCTGGAACAGGCCCTACGCCTTTCAGGACTGCATAAAGGGGATACACCTGACTGGGAAAAACTGCGGCCGTGGTTAATCAAAGAGGTCTGTCGATTTTTAACAGTACCAACCGATCAAAGCGCCTTTAAAAGCCTTGATTTATCCAGATTGCTTTCAGGGCGTCCGGAATATATTCATGATGCCATGGCGGTAATTCGGACAGTATTCAGGGACTTTTGCATATTAAAATACATGCCAGATAAAATAGTTAACCTTGATTTTTTAAGTGCATTTAAAGATATTAGTATAATGCATTCATACGCTCGGATGTTAAAGTGGATGACACTTTTTCATGAGACGGAAAAAAGACTGGAATCCAACAGCGGCACAAGACTGACCCTTGACCGTTTTTTCCTTTCCTTATCCTTATATTAA
- the ricT gene encoding regulatory iron-sulfur-containing complex subunit RicT produces MVNVTGVKFKTAGKIYDFNSNALVVSIGDRVIVETEQGLGFGIVAVPSQEKDKDEKSLKNIVRLATQEDFTWRKELESLELLAHEYCVQCIKDLSLLMNLFSVESTFDRNKLTFFYTADGRIDFRELIKLLVKEFSIRIEMRQVGIRNLSKHVGGVGKCGRELCCSSFMHTFDPVSIKMAKEQGLSLNPTKISGVCGRLMCCLTFEDKTYRYYKKKMPKLGKIITVEDVQGKVVRQNVLRQSVTVRLDDRTEKEIFLSQIKKENT; encoded by the coding sequence ATGGTAAACGTTACCGGCGTTAAGTTTAAAACCGCAGGTAAAATATACGATTTCAACAGTAACGCTTTGGTCGTAAGCATAGGAGACCGGGTAATTGTTGAAACCGAACAGGGATTAGGATTTGGCATCGTTGCCGTCCCTTCCCAGGAAAAGGACAAAGACGAAAAGTCCTTGAAAAATATTGTCAGACTGGCCACCCAGGAGGATTTCACTTGGCGCAAGGAACTCGAATCTCTGGAACTTCTGGCCCATGAATACTGCGTTCAATGTATAAAAGACTTGTCGCTTTTAATGAATCTGTTCAGTGTGGAAAGTACCTTTGACAGAAACAAGCTGACATTTTTTTATACGGCGGACGGTAGAATTGATTTCAGGGAGCTGATCAAACTTCTGGTCAAGGAATTTTCCATCCGCATCGAAATGCGCCAGGTTGGTATCCGAAATCTGTCCAAGCACGTGGGTGGTGTGGGAAAATGCGGCCGTGAATTGTGCTGTTCATCTTTTATGCATACCTTTGATCCTGTGTCCATAAAAATGGCAAAGGAGCAGGGACTGAGTTTAAACCCCACAAAAATTTCAGGGGTATGCGGCCGGTTGATGTGCTGCTTGACCTTTGAAGATAAAACCTACCGCTACTATAAGAAAAAAATGCCGAAACTTGGCAAAATCATTACGGTTGAAGATGTTCAAGGCAAAGTCGTCCGCCAGAATGTTCTCAGGCAAAGCGTCACTGTCAGACTTGATGACCGCACGGAAAAGGAAATATTTCTGTCACAAATAAAAAAAGAAAACACTTAG